From Deferrisoma camini S3R1, the proteins below share one genomic window:
- a CDS encoding class I adenylate-forming enzyme family protein — MNIADTLDRNNIFFPEREAIVYGDQTWTYGRFWTDANRLANALTALGVKQGDKVCLFLTNCPEFIIAYYACQKVGAVAVSISSMCKADEVEYMVNDSEGVVLITEEGLMENVPARDKMPGLRTVVSIDGGSGDRTWDELLEGGSSEFRTVYTDRHDGAAIIYTSGTTGKPKGVVLTHGNVVSNTNAAKYMCQMRPDDRAICFLPIYHSFAQNFIFNSVVQSGGTLVLHKKFDLDRVLESLKNDRITRWYAVPAIYIMVLNDPRSAEAMKTVRYCFSAASAMPGEVARQWKEKFGLVINEGYGLTETTPFTTYNHEFRHKEGSVGTAIMDVEVRIADNDGNEVPRGDLGEIWIKGPNVMKEYYRKPEATAETIVNGWLRSGDIGYMDDEGYVFIVDRLKDMINSAGLKIWPREVEEVIYTHPNVRECAVIGVPHEVFGETVKAVIALKEPGKTTAEEIIDLVKQHLADYKAPRIVEFLDELPKNPTGKILKRELKEREKKLRGGA; from the coding sequence CGGAACGCGAAGCCATCGTCTACGGTGACCAGACCTGGACCTACGGCCGGTTTTGGACCGACGCGAACCGCCTGGCCAACGCGCTCACCGCGCTCGGGGTGAAGCAGGGGGACAAGGTCTGCCTGTTCCTCACCAACTGCCCCGAGTTCATCATCGCCTACTACGCCTGCCAGAAGGTGGGGGCTGTGGCGGTCTCGATCTCGAGCATGTGTAAGGCGGACGAGGTGGAGTACATGGTGAACGACTCCGAGGGGGTCGTCCTGATCACCGAGGAGGGCCTGATGGAGAACGTGCCGGCCCGGGACAAGATGCCGGGGCTGCGCACCGTGGTCTCCATCGACGGCGGCTCGGGGGACCGGACCTGGGACGAGTTGCTCGAAGGCGGCTCGTCGGAGTTCCGCACGGTGTACACCGACCGCCACGACGGCGCGGCCATCATCTACACCTCGGGCACCACCGGGAAGCCCAAGGGCGTGGTGCTGACCCACGGCAACGTGGTCTCGAACACCAACGCGGCCAAGTACATGTGTCAGATGCGGCCCGACGACCGGGCCATCTGCTTCCTGCCCATCTACCACTCGTTCGCCCAGAACTTCATCTTCAACTCGGTGGTCCAGTCCGGGGGCACCCTGGTGCTCCACAAGAAGTTCGACCTGGACCGGGTGCTGGAGAGCCTCAAGAACGATCGGATCACCCGGTGGTACGCCGTTCCGGCCATCTACATCATGGTGCTGAACGATCCCCGCTCCGCCGAGGCCATGAAGACGGTGCGGTACTGCTTCTCGGCGGCCTCGGCCATGCCGGGCGAGGTGGCCCGCCAGTGGAAGGAGAAGTTCGGCCTGGTGATCAACGAGGGCTACGGCCTGACCGAGACCACCCCGTTCACCACCTACAACCACGAGTTCCGGCACAAGGAGGGCTCGGTGGGCACGGCCATCATGGACGTGGAGGTGCGCATCGCCGACAACGACGGCAACGAGGTGCCCCGCGGGGACCTGGGCGAGATCTGGATCAAGGGCCCCAACGTCATGAAGGAGTACTACCGCAAGCCCGAGGCCACGGCCGAGACCATCGTGAACGGGTGGCTGCGCTCGGGCGACATCGGGTACATGGACGACGAGGGGTACGTGTTCATCGTGGACCGGCTGAAGGACATGATCAACTCGGCCGGGCTCAAGATCTGGCCCCGGGAGGTGGAGGAGGTGATCTACACCCACCCCAACGTGCGCGAGTGCGCGGTGATCGGGGTGCCCCACGAGGTGTTCGGCGAGACCGTGAAGGCCGTGATCGCCCTGAAGGAGCCGGGCAAGACCACGGCCGAGGAGATCATCGACCTGGTGAAGCAGCACCTGGCCGACTACAAGGCCCCGCGGATCGTGGAGTTCCTGGACGAGCTGCCCAAGAACCCCACCGGAAAGATCTTGAAGCGGGAGCTCAAGGAGCGGGAGAAGAAGCTCCGGGGTGGCGCATAG
- a CDS encoding TRAP transporter small permease produces the protein MVRKVLYVLDRVLTFFEEWTLFLTVMVALLALFVSVVTRYTITYTLTWPEELVREVIMYTTFIGSAAAVKNRALIRIDAVPNLFPWIRKPLDFLNHAVVLVFGVFMTYYGWKLVQLQYVTKQTTIILKIPQYLLYLMLPGMGILMILRLLHVVYEDITGRPVAGEPDAESAD, from the coding sequence ATGGTTCGCAAGGTCCTGTACGTGCTCGACCGGGTCCTGACCTTTTTCGAGGAGTGGACCCTGTTCCTCACGGTGATGGTCGCTCTTTTGGCCCTGTTTGTGAGCGTTGTCACGCGCTACACCATCACCTACACCCTGACCTGGCCCGAGGAGCTGGTGCGGGAGGTGATCATGTACACCACGTTCATCGGGTCGGCCGCGGCGGTGAAGAACCGGGCCCTGATCCGGATCGACGCGGTTCCCAATCTGTTTCCGTGGATCCGGAAGCCTCTGGACTTCCTCAACCACGCGGTCGTGTTGGTGTTCGGGGTGTTTATGACCTACTACGGCTGGAAGCTCGTGCAACTCCAGTACGTGACCAAGCAGACCACCATCATCCTGAAGATCCCCCAGTACCTGCTCTACCTCATGCTGCCGGGAATGGGGATCCTGATGATCCTGCGGCTCCTGCACGTGGTGTACGAGGACATCACGGGCCGGCCGGTGGCGGGCGAGCCGGATGCCGAGTCAGCGGATTAG
- a CDS encoding RluA family pseudouridine synthase produces MPPSKRFRIVFEDPHLIVVDKPAGLLTVPVPGTQARNLQELLNRYLISQKRTARAAHRIDRYTSGLVVFAKGRKAWEGLVAQFRARTPERVYLAVVRGRLEGDEGTLRHRLELTRDGFRQRVVERGGTPAVTHYRVLERFADATLVEVRLETGLKNQIRVQFRAAGHPLVGDRHYAWEERGRTRLNRQALHAWKLAFQHPVTGASLSLEAPLPPDLDRLLAGLRGRDGRPPP; encoded by the coding sequence GTGCCGCCTTCCAAACGCTTCCGCATCGTGTTCGAGGACCCCCACCTGATCGTGGTGGACAAGCCCGCCGGCCTGCTGACGGTGCCGGTGCCCGGGACCCAGGCCCGCAACCTCCAGGAGCTGCTGAATCGCTACCTGATCTCCCAGAAGCGCACGGCCCGGGCCGCGCACCGGATCGACCGGTACACATCGGGCCTCGTGGTGTTCGCCAAGGGGCGAAAGGCCTGGGAGGGGCTCGTGGCCCAGTTTCGGGCCCGCACCCCGGAGCGGGTGTATCTGGCGGTGGTCCGCGGCCGGCTCGAAGGGGACGAGGGAACCCTGCGTCACCGGCTCGAGCTCACCCGCGACGGTTTCCGGCAGAGGGTGGTGGAGCGGGGAGGAACCCCCGCGGTCACCCACTATCGGGTGCTCGAACGGTTCGCCGACGCGACCCTGGTGGAGGTCCGGCTCGAAACCGGCCTCAAGAACCAGATCCGGGTCCAGTTCCGGGCGGCGGGCCACCCCCTCGTGGGTGACCGGCACTACGCGTGGGAGGAGAGGGGGCGCACCCGCTTGAACCGCCAGGCGCTCCACGCATGGAAGCTTGCGTTCCAGCACCCCGTCACCGGCGCGTCCCTGAGCCTGGAGGCCCCCCTCCCCCCGGACCTGGACCGACTTCTTGCGGGGCTTCGTGGCCGAGACGGCCGGCCCCCGCCGTGA
- a CDS encoding TRAP transporter substrate-binding protein has protein sequence MRHWKHLTALVVAAGVALSLGVGMAAKKKNPLEAWKPKFDPSGAKYVMKVSNISHPVIEGIAVGYRIRDELWKRTNGQIYFDYYPLAQLGGEVEVLNQLVMGAVQGMLCSSVAVTNIAPRMGLVNLPFLINSFDKLDKFIANKELFNEFLSSAEDKGIMGVDITGYGNYGWATTKPVRTYEDAKPLKFRIAEAAVNQSLYKAWGLNAVVMPWPDVHIALKQGVIDALDHTPMVCNITKKFEVAKYFTQINYAQGLFIHLINKAWFQSLPKDLQKTLLDVIREECAKTRVLTRQQEEREIEKAKASGVQFFTLPEEDMKLLRQKGDVVHKEWADKIGPEYLKKVQDFMGYKL, from the coding sequence ATGCGACACTGGAAGCACTTGACAGCCCTGGTCGTTGCGGCGGGCGTGGCCCTGAGCCTCGGGGTCGGCATGGCGGCGAAGAAGAAAAATCCGCTCGAGGCGTGGAAGCCCAAGTTCGACCCCTCGGGCGCCAAGTACGTGATGAAGGTGTCGAACATCTCCCATCCGGTGATCGAGGGGATCGCGGTGGGCTACCGCATCCGGGACGAGCTGTGGAAGCGCACCAACGGCCAGATCTACTTCGACTACTATCCCCTGGCCCAGCTCGGCGGCGAGGTGGAGGTGCTGAACCAGCTCGTGATGGGGGCCGTGCAGGGCATGCTGTGCTCCTCGGTGGCCGTGACCAACATCGCGCCCCGCATGGGCCTGGTGAACCTGCCGTTCCTCATCAACTCCTTTGACAAGCTCGACAAGTTCATCGCCAACAAGGAGCTGTTCAACGAGTTCCTGTCCAGCGCCGAGGACAAGGGCATCATGGGCGTGGACATCACGGGCTACGGCAACTACGGCTGGGCCACCACCAAGCCGGTGCGCACCTACGAGGACGCCAAGCCCCTGAAGTTCCGGATCGCCGAGGCCGCGGTGAACCAGAGCCTGTACAAGGCGTGGGGTCTCAACGCGGTGGTGATGCCGTGGCCCGACGTGCACATCGCGCTCAAGCAGGGCGTGATCGACGCCCTGGACCACACCCCGATGGTGTGCAACATCACCAAGAAGTTCGAGGTGGCCAAGTACTTCACCCAGATCAACTACGCCCAGGGCCTGTTTATCCACCTGATCAACAAGGCCTGGTTCCAGAGCCTGCCCAAGGACCTCCAGAAGACCCTGCTCGACGTGATCCGCGAGGAGTGCGCCAAGACCCGCGTGCTGACCCGTCAGCAGGAGGAGCGGGAGATCGAGAAGGCCAAGGCCAGCGGCGTGCAGTTCTTCACCCTGCCCGAGGAGGACATGAAGCTGCTTCGCCAGAAGGGCGACGTGGTCCACAAGGAGTGGGCCGACAAGATCGGTCCGGAGTACCTGAAGAAGGTGCAGGACTTCATGGGCTACAAGCTCTAG
- a CDS encoding universal stress protein, with protein MAIRTLVCTDGSQPSARTLDYVIQLAKRIPLEPVLVHVIDLKKLEYRMIADMYLDIIREQARRGGDLVLEREAARAREAGVELETRLLEGSPGQVICRAAEELGAALVVLGRRGHSDMQDLLFGSISSHVVHHTDRPALVVKRTGRFLEGSPERRPIRCLLGMDGSDASERCLDALATIKEAAAGIHVTLIHVINPKVHGLQELPAKARYEALSNLFAQGEELLERGAERLRKLGFEVATRVEEGAVGKTLCRIYEEDEHDIVMVGRRGLKEASEVFVGSVSHHVMHHCAGHVLIVP; from the coding sequence ATGGCCATTCGTACGCTGGTGTGCACCGACGGGTCCCAGCCGAGCGCCCGGACCCTGGACTACGTGATCCAGCTGGCAAAGCGCATCCCGCTGGAGCCGGTGCTGGTCCACGTGATCGATCTGAAGAAGCTCGAGTACCGGATGATCGCGGACATGTACCTGGACATCATCCGGGAGCAGGCCCGGCGGGGCGGCGACCTGGTGCTGGAACGGGAGGCGGCCCGGGCCCGGGAGGCGGGGGTCGAGCTGGAGACGCGGCTCCTGGAGGGATCGCCCGGCCAGGTGATCTGCCGGGCGGCCGAGGAGCTCGGTGCGGCTTTGGTGGTGCTGGGCCGGAGGGGCCACTCCGACATGCAGGATCTCCTGTTCGGCTCCATCTCGAGCCACGTGGTGCACCACACGGACCGCCCGGCCCTGGTGGTGAAGCGCACCGGCCGGTTTCTGGAAGGGAGTCCCGAGCGCCGTCCGATCCGATGCCTGTTGGGCATGGACGGCTCAGACGCCTCGGAGCGGTGCCTGGACGCCCTGGCCACCATCAAGGAGGCCGCCGCCGGGATCCACGTGACCCTGATCCACGTGATCAACCCCAAGGTGCACGGGCTCCAGGAGCTGCCGGCCAAGGCCCGGTACGAGGCCTTGAGCAACCTGTTTGCCCAGGGGGAGGAGCTGCTGGAGCGCGGTGCCGAGCGGCTGCGCAAGCTCGGCTTCGAGGTGGCCACCCGGGTCGAGGAGGGAGCGGTGGGCAAGACCCTGTGCCGGATCTACGAGGAGGACGAGCACGACATCGTCATGGTGGGCCGCCGGGGGCTCAAGGAGGCTTCCGAAGTGTTCGTGGGCTCGGTGTCCCACCACGTGATGCACCACTGCGCGGGCCACGTGCTGATCGTGCCCTGA
- a CDS encoding roadblock/LC7 domain-containing protein has protein sequence MEGYEAVSELVLDEETHQALQRVLERVRAEHQARLVFLAESCGRPLAVCGPDPLPDLEPLGSLVASLSSAAAQIESLLGESGGAVVFQKGERDVLHITRAADVALAVVFPPNPPTGLDRVRARLRHRRALAEIEGLLHKRRTGPRRPSPLAGATPRELNKLLDTGL, from the coding sequence ATGGAAGGCTACGAAGCGGTCTCCGAGCTGGTTTTGGACGAGGAGACCCACCAGGCGCTCCAGAGGGTGCTCGAGCGGGTTCGCGCCGAGCACCAGGCCCGCCTCGTGTTCCTCGCCGAATCCTGCGGCCGCCCCCTGGCCGTGTGCGGCCCGGATCCCCTGCCCGACCTGGAGCCCCTCGGCAGCCTGGTGGCATCCCTGTCGAGCGCGGCGGCCCAGATCGAGAGCCTGCTGGGGGAGTCGGGGGGGGCCGTGGTGTTTCAAAAGGGGGAGCGGGACGTGCTGCACATCACCCGGGCGGCGGACGTGGCACTTGCGGTGGTGTTCCCCCCCAACCCTCCCACCGGGCTCGACCGCGTCCGGGCCCGGCTCCGCCACCGCCGTGCCCTCGCCGAGATCGAGGGCTTGCTCCACAAACGCCGGACGGGGCCTCGCCGGCCGTCCCCCCTGGCGGGGGCTACCCCCCGGGAGCTCAACAAGCTCCTGGACACCGGACTGTGA
- a CDS encoding thiolase family protein, whose protein sequence is MFTKAYIPFRGYYSSPFAKWQGTLSTEHSLKLGAQTAARWFADKGWDPKQFDYLYLGYTIHQKQAFYGAPWVAGMIGAEEVPGCNVSQACSTSTTCLYYAAAGLESGAMGHVLTLMTDRCSNGPHVLWPNPLGPGGQMVAEDWVMENFNRDPFAKNAMIQTAENVAKEIGVTKEECDELTAIRYEQYTKALENDRAFQRRYMFPVEVRVSKKKTLTLEADEGIIPTDREALAKLPPVLQGGVHSFGAQTHPADGNCAVVVTTRDRARELSADPGVEIQILSYGFARVRKGFMPMAPVPAARMALERAGITIDQVAALKTHNPFVVNDIYFAREFGIDPAQANNYGSPLIFGHPQGPTAGRCVIEMIEELVEKGGGYGLFTGCAAGDTGAALVVKVDSKG, encoded by the coding sequence ATGTTCACGAAGGCGTACATCCCGTTCCGAGGTTACTACTCGAGCCCGTTCGCCAAGTGGCAGGGCACCCTGTCCACCGAGCACTCCCTGAAGCTGGGGGCCCAGACCGCGGCCCGGTGGTTCGCCGACAAGGGCTGGGACCCCAAGCAGTTCGACTACCTGTACCTCGGGTACACCATCCACCAGAAGCAGGCGTTCTACGGCGCTCCCTGGGTGGCCGGCATGATCGGGGCCGAGGAGGTGCCGGGGTGCAACGTGAGCCAGGCGTGCTCCACCTCGACCACCTGCCTGTACTACGCGGCCGCCGGGCTGGAGTCCGGGGCCATGGGCCACGTGCTCACCCTGATGACCGACCGGTGCTCCAACGGCCCCCACGTCCTGTGGCCGAACCCCCTGGGCCCGGGCGGGCAGATGGTCGCGGAAGACTGGGTCATGGAGAACTTCAACCGGGACCCGTTCGCCAAGAACGCCATGATCCAGACCGCGGAGAACGTGGCCAAGGAGATCGGGGTCACGAAGGAGGAGTGCGACGAGCTCACCGCGATCCGGTACGAGCAGTACACCAAGGCCCTGGAGAACGACCGGGCGTTCCAGCGACGGTACATGTTCCCGGTGGAGGTGCGGGTGAGCAAGAAGAAGACCCTCACCCTGGAGGCGGACGAGGGCATCATCCCCACCGACCGGGAGGCCCTGGCCAAGCTGCCGCCGGTGCTTCAGGGCGGGGTGCACTCGTTCGGGGCCCAGACTCACCCGGCCGACGGCAACTGCGCCGTGGTGGTGACCACCCGGGACCGGGCCCGGGAGCTGTCGGCCGACCCCGGCGTGGAGATCCAGATCCTGTCCTACGGGTTCGCCCGGGTGCGCAAGGGGTTCATGCCCATGGCGCCGGTGCCGGCGGCCCGGATGGCCCTGGAGCGGGCGGGCATCACCATCGACCAGGTGGCGGCGCTCAAGACCCACAACCCGTTCGTGGTGAACGACATCTACTTCGCCCGGGAGTTCGGTATCGACCCGGCGCAGGCCAACAACTACGGAAGCCCCCTCATCTTCGGCCACCCCCAGGGCCCCACCGCCGGCCGGTGCGTCATCGAGATGATCGAGGAGCTGGTGGAGAAAGGAGGCGGGTACGGCCTGTTCACCGGGTGCGCGGCCGGCGACACCGGCGCCGCCCTGGTGGTCAAGGTGGACTCCAAAGGTTAG
- a CDS encoding indolepyruvate oxidoreductase subunit beta — translation MKTVNLLLSGVGGQGVILASAILSRAALLQGLDIKQSEVHGMSQRGGSVVSHVRVGEKVHSPLVAEGGCDILLGFEPLEALRFAHWVRKDGTIVYTPDRVNPSTVSAGLAEYPDDVEERLRTYPVNLVRVEAAALAERAGNRRAANVVLVGAASRYLDFPLEVWEKAVEESVPPKVRDVNREAFRLGREA, via the coding sequence ATGAAAACCGTGAATCTGTTGCTGAGCGGGGTCGGGGGTCAGGGCGTCATCCTGGCGAGCGCGATCCTGTCCCGGGCGGCCCTTCTGCAGGGCCTCGACATCAAGCAGAGCGAGGTCCACGGCATGAGCCAGCGGGGGGGCAGCGTGGTGAGCCACGTGCGCGTGGGCGAGAAGGTGCACTCCCCCCTGGTGGCCGAGGGCGGGTGCGACATCCTCCTTGGGTTCGAGCCGCTCGAGGCCCTTCGGTTCGCCCACTGGGTGCGCAAGGACGGCACCATCGTGTACACCCCGGACCGGGTGAACCCGTCCACCGTGTCGGCCGGCCTGGCCGAGTACCCGGACGACGTGGAGGAGCGGCTCCGGACCTACCCGGTGAACCTGGTGCGGGTGGAGGCGGCGGCCCTGGCCGAGCGGGCGGGCAACCGCCGGGCCGCCAACGTGGTGCTGGTGGGCGCGGCCTCCCGTTACCTGGACTTCCCCCTGGAGGTCTGGGAGAAAGCCGTGGAGGAGAGCGTGCCGCCCAAGGTGCGCGACGTGAACCGCGAGGCGTTCCGGCTCGGCCGGGAGGCCTGA
- a CDS encoding TRAP transporter large permease, giving the protein MNNTIYYVLLLLLGGLATTIPVYMCLFFTGVIGLAFFAMTSMPFDTQSMLLAQAFYRSMDKFALVVVLFFILCGNIMTSGSIVDKLIKTAKAVVGFFPGGLGMAGVVACGLFGAISGSTVATVVAIGGFMIPALIAEGYDEKYSVGVMTSAPILGIIIPPSISMILYSMITNDSLAALFMTGFVPGFLITLAMCVYTYYVCKKSGFRMQKPPPFREFMAVIRESFWALMLPVIIFGGIFSGVFTANEAAVVACVYAFIVEIFIHKDMGFADVKKVVVSSAVTSATLLVIVAGATVFGKYLTVERLPQIITEAVTSNITNKWVFLAVVNVFLLIVGMFMDIISATLILTPIFLPMLYQFGINSLHFGLLMTVNLGIGYITPPMGVSLYITGAVAKKDLIYVTRAVMPFILLQLIVLAILTYIPDLVLFLPKFFYPNSF; this is encoded by the coding sequence ATGAATAACACCATTTACTACGTGCTGCTGCTCCTGCTCGGCGGGCTCGCCACCACCATCCCGGTGTACATGTGCCTGTTTTTCACCGGGGTGATCGGGCTGGCGTTCTTCGCCATGACGAGCATGCCCTTCGACACCCAGTCGATGCTCCTGGCCCAGGCGTTTTACCGAAGCATGGACAAGTTCGCCCTGGTGGTCGTGCTGTTCTTCATCCTGTGCGGGAACATCATGACCTCGGGTTCGATCGTGGACAAGCTGATCAAGACGGCCAAGGCCGTGGTGGGGTTCTTCCCGGGCGGGCTGGGCATGGCCGGCGTGGTGGCCTGCGGTCTGTTCGGTGCCATCTCGGGGTCCACCGTGGCCACGGTGGTGGCCATCGGCGGGTTCATGATCCCGGCCCTGATCGCGGAAGGGTACGACGAGAAGTACAGCGTGGGGGTCATGACCTCGGCCCCAATCCTGGGGATCATCATTCCGCCGTCGATCTCGATGATCCTGTACTCCATGATCACCAACGACTCCCTGGCGGCCCTGTTCATGACGGGGTTCGTGCCGGGGTTCCTGATCACCCTGGCCATGTGCGTGTACACGTACTACGTATGCAAGAAGAGCGGGTTCCGGATGCAGAAGCCGCCGCCGTTCCGCGAGTTCATGGCGGTGATTCGGGAGAGTTTCTGGGCCCTGATGCTCCCGGTGATCATCTTCGGCGGGATCTTCTCGGGCGTGTTCACGGCCAACGAGGCCGCGGTGGTGGCCTGCGTGTACGCCTTCATCGTGGAGATCTTCATCCACAAGGACATGGGGTTCGCCGACGTCAAGAAGGTGGTCGTGTCGTCGGCCGTGACCTCTGCCACCCTGCTGGTGATCGTGGCTGGGGCCACGGTGTTCGGCAAGTACCTCACCGTGGAGCGCCTGCCCCAGATCATCACCGAGGCGGTCACCTCGAACATCACGAACAAGTGGGTGTTCCTGGCCGTGGTGAACGTGTTCCTGCTCATCGTGGGCATGTTCATGGACATCATCTCGGCCACGCTGATCCTGACCCCCATCTTCCTGCCCATGCTCTACCAGTTCGGGATCAACAGCCTTCACTTCGGGCTCTTGATGACCGTGAACCTGGGTATCGGGTACATCACGCCGCCCATGGGGGTGAGCCTGTACATCACCGGAGCCGTGGCCAAGAAGGACCTGATCTACGTCACCCGGGCCGTGATGCCGTTCATCCTGCTCCAGCTCATCGTGCTGGCGATCCTCACGTACATTCCGGATCTGGTGCTGTTCCTGCCCAAGTTCTTCTATCCGAACAGTTTCTAG
- the iorA gene encoding indolepyruvate ferredoxin oxidoreductase subunit alpha translates to MKEVLSGNEAIARGAWEAGVRYAAAYPGTPSTEILENIGTRYRDDIYSQWSPNEKVALETAVGASIAGVRALAAMKHVGVNVAADPLFTASYTGVRGGLVLVCADDPNLHSSQNEQDNRNYAKFAKIPLVEPSDSQEAKEFLKIAFEISEQFDTPVLFRTTTRISHSKSIVALGDRADLPRPDHMERDVKKYTMLPAYARPKHPKIEERLQNLRAYGATSPLNRVEMGDRSVGIVASGIAYQYAKEALPNASFLKLGLTYPIPDDLVREFASQVDQLIVVEELDPFLEEQIRLLGIEVAHGKDWFPITGELSPEMVAERLTGQAFDHQPAAEGLPVRPPVLCPGCSHRGVFTVLRKLKVYVSGDIGCYTLGALPPFEALHACLCMGGSITMAHGISKAMGEVTDRKDKTVAVIGDSTFFHSGVTGLMDMIWNGGHSVVMIQDNRITAMTGGQVTPGIGKTLMGADSPAIDIEKLVVTLGVKPENVRVVSAYDLKEIETVLKEELDKPEPSVVITKDPCVLQYRVKNTPMRVDPEACTACGVCLRTSCIALGMVGEGDAKHAEIDPNFCTGCTVCAQVCKFDAIRPQE, encoded by the coding sequence ATGAAAGAAGTGCTGTCCGGAAACGAGGCCATCGCCAGGGGGGCGTGGGAGGCCGGGGTGCGCTACGCCGCGGCCTACCCCGGGACCCCCTCCACCGAGATCCTGGAGAACATCGGCACCCGGTACCGGGACGACATCTACAGCCAGTGGTCGCCCAACGAGAAGGTGGCCCTGGAGACCGCGGTGGGGGCGTCGATCGCCGGGGTGCGGGCCCTGGCCGCCATGAAGCACGTGGGCGTGAACGTGGCCGCCGACCCCCTGTTCACGGCCTCGTACACCGGGGTGCGGGGCGGGCTGGTGCTGGTGTGCGCCGACGACCCGAACCTCCACTCCAGCCAGAACGAGCAGGACAACCGCAACTACGCCAAGTTTGCCAAGATCCCCCTCGTGGAGCCCTCGGACTCCCAGGAGGCCAAGGAGTTCCTGAAGATCGCCTTCGAGATCTCGGAGCAGTTCGACACGCCGGTGCTGTTTCGCACCACCACCCGCATCTCCCACTCCAAGTCCATCGTGGCGCTGGGGGATCGGGCCGACCTGCCCCGGCCCGACCACATGGAGCGGGACGTCAAGAAGTACACGATGCTGCCGGCCTACGCCCGGCCCAAGCACCCCAAGATCGAGGAGCGGCTCCAGAACCTGCGGGCCTACGGCGCCACGAGCCCCCTGAATCGGGTGGAGATGGGGGACCGGTCCGTGGGGATCGTGGCCTCGGGCATCGCGTACCAGTACGCCAAGGAGGCGCTGCCCAACGCGAGCTTCCTGAAGCTGGGGCTGACCTATCCCATCCCCGACGACCTGGTGCGCGAGTTCGCCTCCCAGGTGGACCAGCTGATCGTGGTGGAGGAGCTCGACCCGTTCCTGGAGGAGCAGATCCGGCTCCTGGGCATCGAGGTGGCCCACGGCAAGGACTGGTTCCCGATCACGGGGGAGCTCTCCCCCGAGATGGTGGCCGAGCGGCTCACGGGCCAGGCCTTCGATCACCAGCCCGCGGCCGAGGGGCTGCCCGTGCGGCCGCCCGTGCTGTGCCCGGGGTGCTCCCACCGGGGCGTGTTCACGGTGCTCCGCAAGCTCAAGGTGTACGTGTCGGGCGACATCGGCTGCTACACCCTCGGTGCCCTTCCCCCGTTCGAGGCGCTCCACGCCTGCCTGTGCATGGGCGGGTCGATCACCATGGCCCACGGCATCTCCAAGGCCATGGGCGAGGTGACCGACCGCAAGGACAAGACCGTGGCCGTGATCGGGGACTCCACGTTCTTCCACTCGGGCGTGACCGGGCTCATGGACATGATCTGGAACGGCGGCCACTCCGTGGTGATGATCCAGGACAACCGCATCACGGCCATGACCGGCGGCCAGGTGACCCCGGGGATCGGCAAGACCCTGATGGGCGCGGACTCCCCGGCCATCGACATCGAGAAGCTGGTGGTCACCCTGGGGGTGAAGCCCGAGAATGTGCGGGTGGTGAGCGCCTACGACCTCAAGGAGATCGAGACGGTCCTCAAGGAGGAGCTCGACAAGCCCGAGCCCTCGGTGGTGATCACCAAGGATCCCTGCGTGCTCCAGTACCGCGTGAAGAACACCCCCATGCGGGTGGATCCCGAGGCGTGCACCGCCTGCGGGGTGTGCCTCCGGACCAGCTGCATCGCCCTGGGCATGGTCGGCGAGGGGGACGCGAAGCACGCCGAGATCGATCCCAACTTCTGCACCGGGTGCACCGTGTGCGCCCAGGTCTGCAAGTTCGACGCCATCCGGCCCCAGGAATAG